Proteins co-encoded in one Firmicutes bacterium CAG:345 genomic window:
- a CDS encoding putative uncharacterized protein (product inferred by homology to UniProt), which produces MAKLAKSTTFNRRKLIFNISTTAILSALGAVLMIIGHYLPYPIAPFLKLEPSDTVVIVAYAICGFPSAFCTAIIKTLLDFLINGPTGAYAIGQIIALTTSMCYVLGIYLCSSVFKFFKKGLPYRILSYVITIAIVSTVMTLLNYLIFTPIFLTGRFTTFLDPQFQGIFENGAIPFKGPFIVVIICLYLPFNLLKGLIVCAFYELVFNRLIFKYFKQSNFYEKIQKPVVVNDDTQNDTDNQNNNTNLEN; this is translated from the coding sequence ATGGCAAAACTTGCAAAATCTACAACATTCAATCGTCGAAAACTAATTTTCAACATTTCCACAACAGCTATTCTTTCTGCTCTTGGTGCTGTTTTAATGATAATTGGTCATTATCTACCATATCCTATCGCACCATTTTTAAAATTAGAGCCTTCTGATACTGTTGTAATTGTCGCTTATGCAATATGCGGTTTTCCTTCAGCTTTTTGTACGGCAATAATTAAAACCTTATTAGACTTTTTAATCAATGGCCCTACTGGTGCTTATGCAATTGGACAAATTATTGCTTTGACTACATCGATGTGCTATGTCTTAGGAATTTACCTTTGCTCCAGTGTTTTCAAATTTTTCAAAAAAGGTCTTCCATATAGAATTTTATCCTATGTTATTACAATCGCTATTGTCAGTACAGTAATGACATTATTAAATTATCTTATTTTTACTCCAATATTCTTAACAGGTAGATTTACAACATTCTTAGATCCTCAATTTCAAGGAATTTTTGAAAATGGTGCTATTCCATTTAAAGGACCATTTATCGTTGTTATAATTTGCTTATATTTACCTTTTAACTTGCTCAAAGGTTTAATTGTATGTGCCTTTTATGAATTAGTATTTAACAGATTAATATTCAAATATTTTAAACAGAGTAATTTTTACGAAAAAATTCAAAAACCAGTTGTTGTCAATGATGATACACAAAATGACACTGACAATCAAAACAATAATACAAATTTAGAAAATTAA
- a CDS encoding unknown (no significant homology to UniProt) produces MTGKYKILEDNRMLDKLDLYVSDPDGDYTLLYDLTYRIILTESNIDYIVSNYSEVTKDNYFEVYKLIKSYYDSDGNVNHIGIEEQIDNLGLYDDSFEELHKINELRSLINSFYTFSN; encoded by the coding sequence ATGACTGGAAAATATAAAATACTTGAAGATAATAGAATGCTTGATAAGTTAGATTTATATGTCAGTGATCCAGATGGTGATTATACATTGTTATATGATTTAACATATAGAATAATCTTAACTGAAAGCAATATTGATTATATTGTCAGTAATTATTCAGAAGTAACAAAAGATAATTATTTTGAAGTGTATAAATTGATAAAATCTTATTATGATTCAGATGGTAATGTCAATCATATAGGAATTGAAGAACAAATTGACAATTTAGGATTATATGACGATAGCTTTGAAGAATTACATAAAATTAATGAATTGCGTAGTTTAATTAATAGTTTTTACACATTCTCTAATTAA
- a CDS encoding diguanylate cyclase (GGDEF) domain-containing protein (product inferred by homology to UniProt) — protein sequence MIEEGKIILKFNINFKRQMIIVEDDKVSAMSYAEFFQCYFSSKRIGVIESDFTYSTFDELIEKSISLKVGTSQMATYISDDGINIIRFIFQKNEDDSAYCEIYKVQLINSNKDQLSRDYLTGVLSRGSLIKECENAMRNMISNDYLIVIDLDNFKIANDTLGHIAGDTYLKNISGMINNIGKDQIVGRYGGDEFVLYLRNISKEYLMDIVEKILDIRLDYSEGKNLAQIVVTCSLGITKIEAGEFKMSTAFERADHALYKAKHMGKNTAYFSTGEFYSHRNQQKNNLKKKVQKNNKKLQRKNSRLFRKELRSKKIFNSVFALAALLILIVFSMVISSFYSKSFEERTKNEAHTVMQDISSQIESNILSNINNWIGQLKVTENIISNIDTDASNANYLLSQALTVLEQQIDGCSVSLLLESGDLYYRDGIEYNVSSSELADYVIARDEEYIGTYYINYVGERIVFAIPFGEHQIQFNVFNDDNTKIAGIVGLLPIENFAKILNSTAFSGTPYFSLVKKDGTIIVNSASSELVTDVFHGTNNIFNAWDNYNGKDITNEIITNFEQKNNGVSNITIDYIEYISFYSPVLIGDWYLFITVPSSVVLNDIVQAFNFTEVVINSLFVLISIIIFILTTLFNRLRTKMQTLTYIDPITKDINYERFKIDAEKLLFQDSENTYCIVYLNIKHFKFLVENLGQNESNDVLKDVFEIIENELTPMELVCHVISDRFAILMNEFDENIIKKRLINISNKIKDKINTNYLFEIVVTQGVYKITDSKSNIAVYTDRAHVAQMAIKDFYSNDGINFFDETWEETDAMTFDIEHKQDNALKENQFHVYYQMKKNIKDDTWYGAEALVRWIDPIHGMILPGVFIPLFEKNGFVIKVDLYVFERVCQDLNEILSLGGKPLRISVNVSRSHLLHNNFLNQYFDIMRKYNISPDLVEFELTESMAYESKNILICVINEIHKFGSTCSIDDFGSGYSSLNMLKEFDFDVIKLDQAFFKGRNGFDDKAKTIVASIINLCHELGKQVVAEGIEDISQVEFLKKNNCDAIQGFYYSKPEPFTEYKYNLDKNNK from the coding sequence ATGATTGAAGAAGGAAAAATTATTCTTAAGTTTAATATTAACTTTAAGCGGCAAATGATCATAGTCGAAGATGATAAAGTTTCGGCTATGTCTTATGCTGAATTTTTCCAATGCTATTTTTCAAGTAAAAGAATAGGTGTAATCGAAAGTGATTTCACCTATTCTACTTTTGATGAATTAATTGAAAAATCTATTTCTTTAAAAGTTGGTACAAGTCAAATGGCCACTTATATTTCTGATGATGGAATTAATATCATCAGATTTATTTTTCAAAAAAACGAAGATGATTCTGCTTATTGCGAAATTTATAAAGTTCAACTTATCAACTCTAATAAAGATCAACTTTCGCGTGATTATTTAACAGGTGTTTTATCTCGTGGTTCTTTGATAAAAGAATGTGAAAATGCAATGAGAAATATGATCAGTAATGATTATTTAATCGTTATTGATTTAGATAATTTTAAAATTGCAAATGATACTTTAGGACATATTGCTGGTGATACATATTTAAAAAATATTTCTGGAATGATCAATAATATTGGAAAAGACCAAATTGTTGGACGTTATGGTGGCGATGAATTTGTTTTGTATTTAAGAAATATCAGCAAGGAATATCTTATGGATATTGTTGAGAAAATTCTAGATATAAGATTAGATTATTCAGAAGGAAAAAATCTTGCTCAAATTGTTGTTACTTGTAGTTTAGGTATAACAAAAATTGAAGCAGGTGAATTTAAGATGTCAACCGCTTTTGAAAGAGCTGATCACGCTCTTTATAAAGCAAAACATATGGGTAAAAACACTGCTTATTTTTCAACAGGCGAATTTTATAGTCATAGAAATCAGCAAAAGAACAATTTAAAGAAAAAAGTACAAAAGAATAATAAAAAGTTACAAAGAAAAAATTCTCGTTTATTCCGTAAAGAATTGCGTTCTAAGAAAATCTTCAATAGTGTTTTTGCTTTAGCAGCTTTGTTGATTCTAATTGTTTTTTCGATGGTTATTAGTAGTTTTTATTCTAAAAGCTTTGAAGAAAGAACAAAAAATGAAGCTCATACTGTCATGCAAGATATTTCAAGCCAGATTGAAAGCAATATTTTATCAAATATAAATAACTGGATTGGTCAACTTAAAGTTACAGAAAATATAATATCTAATATTGATACTGATGCAAGTAATGCGAATTATCTTTTAAGCCAGGCATTAACTGTTTTGGAACAACAAATTGATGGTTGTTCTGTCAGTTTGCTTTTAGAATCTGGTGACTTATATTATAGAGATGGAATAGAATATAATGTTTCTTCTTCTGAACTAGCAGATTATGTAATTGCTAGAGATGAAGAATATATTGGAACATATTATATTAATTATGTTGGAGAAAGAATTGTTTTTGCTATTCCATTTGGTGAACATCAAATTCAATTTAATGTATTCAATGATGATAATACTAAAATAGCTGGTATAGTTGGTTTACTTCCTATTGAAAATTTTGCAAAAATACTTAATTCGACTGCTTTTAGTGGAACACCATATTTTAGCTTGGTAAAAAAAGACGGAACAATTATAGTTAATTCTGCTTCTAGTGAATTGGTTACTGATGTTTTTCATGGCACTAATAATATTTTCAATGCTTGGGATAATTATAATGGAAAAGATATTACTAATGAAATAATAACTAATTTTGAACAAAAAAATAATGGCGTATCAAATATAACGATAGACTATATAGAATATATTTCATTTTATTCACCTGTTTTAATCGGTGATTGGTATTTGTTTATTACTGTTCCTTCTAGTGTTGTTTTGAATGATATTGTTCAGGCATTTAATTTTACTGAAGTTGTTATTAATAGTTTGTTTGTATTGATTTCTATAATTATATTTATATTAACTACTTTATTTAATAGATTGAGAACGAAGATGCAAACTCTTACTTATATAGATCCTATTACCAAGGATATTAATTATGAGAGATTTAAAATTGATGCTGAAAAATTATTGTTTCAGGATTCGGAAAATACTTATTGTATAGTTTATTTAAATATAAAACATTTTAAATTCTTAGTTGAAAATTTAGGTCAAAATGAATCAAATGATGTTTTAAAAGATGTTTTTGAAATTATCGAAAATGAATTAACTCCTATGGAATTGGTGTGTCATGTAATTTCTGATAGATTTGCAATTTTGATGAATGAATTTGATGAAAATATTATTAAGAAAAGATTAATCAATATTTCAAATAAAATTAAAGATAAAATCAATACTAATTATCTTTTTGAAATTGTTGTTACTCAAGGAGTTTACAAAATAACTGATAGTAAATCTAACATTGCGGTTTATACCGATAGAGCTCATGTTGCACAAATGGCAATTAAAGACTTTTATAGCAATGATGGTATTAATTTCTTCGATGAAACTTGGGAAGAAACCGATGCCATGACATTTGATATTGAACATAAACAAGACAATGCCTTAAAAGAAAATCAATTCCATGTATATTATCAGATGAAAAAGAATATAAAAGATGATACATGGTATGGTGCTGAAGCACTTGTTAGATGGATTGATCCTATTCATGGAATGATATTGCCAGGAGTGTTTATTCCTTTATTTGAGAAAAATGGCTTTGTCATCAAAGTTGATTTATATGTTTTCGAACGAGTATGTCAGGATTTAAATGAGATATTATCCTTGGGTGGAAAACCTTTGCGCATCAGTGTAAATGTTTCGAGAAGTCATTTATTACATAATAATTTCCTGAATCAATATTTTGATATCATGAGAAAATATAATATTTCACCAGACTTAGTTGAGTTTGAACTTACTGAAAGTATGGCATATGAAAGCAAAAATATTTTGATTTGTGTTATCAATGAGATTCATAAGTTTGGCAGCACATGTTCTATTGATGATTTTGGAAGTGGATATTCGTCATTAAATATGTTAAAAGAGTTTGATTTTGATGTTATTAAATTGGATCAAGCTTTCTTTAAAGGCAGAAATGGGTTTGATGATAAGGCAAAAACAATTGTTGCTTCAATTATTAATCTTTGCCATGAATTAGGAAAACAGGTTGTTGCTGAAGGTATAGAAGATATTAGTCAGGTTGAATTCTTGAAGAAGAATAACTGTGATGCAATACAAGGTTTCTATTATTCTAAACCAGAACCATTTACAGAATATAAATATAATCTTGATAAAAATAACAAATAA
- a CDS encoding putative uncharacterized protein (product inferred by homology to UniProt) → MKRKILNLLVFASLAIGTTSLIGCNQNSTSGDSSSSNFFNSASLGKAKEIYCTGGPANQYNLNDIIDLSDLNIHVKYENGQEIIYYYYSSEVEISEADTSTFGQHTLVIICAGLRYEFTYEVIESKGHFNFNGGTLDGNDSTDINIINGQIDVSNVVPTYEKDGQLMQFAGWFIDKELTQRAQYVTDGYLDASSNQNFYAGYDVDYRKLYNYTIDREHGTATINSFNWDDEDHYYSTITNLVFPRTIELYPVTAIADNFIYYSMPEFDMSISMASIVSIEEISFAPGSMVKYIGKNAFDSISTLKKVIFPEGLEEIDDSAFTSTKLKGTLSFPSSLKKIGQFAFAYLNYGVTELEFAENSNLKNIESYAFTGAYSISSLNLPEGLELIGNYAFQSCDDLQYVYIPSTVTELGLHVFSDDSKITNFEVSSDSKYFCSIDGNLYNKDATTLIRYSSGKKDEKFTLPSSVKRIEESAFSSYNDISFLKNINFNEGLEYIGSNAFSGLTADLNFPASLKTLDINAFKNYKGSSVSVKQENNTFGSKDGVLYSNDFKELYYVPTKLEVNDFKLLDSVEVIKSYAFTKNSNINIIHISENSNLKKIDESGINIFGMPYLYGIYIDKVEPFEIDNSAFYNYEAIGYSNPYFVFNGNNYDSYLEAWKNYEVTTAGGEVLTLLGRMTTKDILLELLEDTLTHNGYVSYNIYNIFGDTQTYSIAKDYQTFKEDYEISLSYLSLLYNCEEYDHSLDFYFSNYENIVYDSFIKYISGLTSLKANDNKSIINLKMHIDLLPEDLKVKLSSKIDAVNADYQYYLNSYKETEDLYMEILNQKLSSEVFDTKGFTKLFTKYNELGVTSFATISCVEKQWSKLLISSYINELLSFDSFNDENFERAHKLIYGEFIDSLEAIRGVEVLLDLGLRTNHHIQDIYKYQEYLEKKAEFDSFMISKADAVGKMIDDFDLLAEYDANNYVEIIDTVASIEDYAQVLPDKLNKIYTIFAVYNMYYLTETNKTIDSKNLSEINRLDTIINQQLFSAFYL, encoded by the coding sequence ATGAAAAGAAAAATACTTAATTTATTAGTTTTTGCAAGTTTAGCAATAGGAACTACTTCTTTGATTGGCTGCAATCAAAATTCTACATCAGGAGATAGTAGTTCTTCTAATTTTTTTAATTCAGCTTCTTTAGGAAAAGCTAAAGAAATATATTGCACTGGTGGTCCTGCTAATCAATACAATTTAAATGATATTATTGATTTAAGCGATTTAAATATTCATGTTAAGTATGAAAACGGCCAAGAAATTATCTATTATTATTACTCTAGTGAAGTTGAAATTTCTGAAGCAGATACTTCAACATTTGGTCAACATACTTTAGTAATTATTTGTGCTGGATTAAGATATGAATTCACTTATGAAGTAATTGAATCTAAAGGACACTTCAATTTTAATGGTGGTACTTTAGATGGAAATGATTCAACTGACATTAATATTATTAACGGACAAATTGATGTAAGTAATGTTGTTCCTACCTATGAAAAAGATGGTCAATTGATGCAATTTGCTGGATGGTTTATTGATAAGGAATTAACACAAAGAGCTCAATATGTTACAGATGGATATTTGGATGCTTCATCCAATCAAAATTTTTATGCTGGTTATGATGTAGATTATAGAAAATTATATAATTACACCATTGATAGAGAACATGGTACAGCAACGATAAATTCATTTAATTGGGATGATGAAGATCATTATTATTCGACTATTACGAATTTGGTTTTTCCACGAACAATAGAATTATATCCAGTTACTGCTATCGCAGATAATTTTATCTATTATTCAATGCCTGAATTTGACATGTCTATTTCCATGGCTAGTATTGTTTCTATAGAAGAAATTAGTTTTGCCCCAGGAAGTATGGTTAAATATATTGGTAAAAATGCTTTTGATTCTATTTCTACTTTAAAAAAAGTAATTTTCCCAGAAGGATTAGAAGAAATTGATGATAGTGCTTTTACCTCTACTAAACTTAAAGGCACTTTAAGTTTTCCATCATCTCTTAAAAAAATAGGACAATTTGCTTTTGCATATTTGAATTATGGAGTAACAGAATTAGAATTTGCAGAAAATAGCAATTTAAAAAATATTGAATCTTATGCTTTTACTGGTGCTTATAGTATTTCTAGTTTGAATTTGCCAGAAGGTTTGGAATTAATTGGAAATTATGCTTTCCAAAGTTGTGATGATTTGCAATATGTTTATATTCCAAGTACAGTTACAGAATTAGGACTTCACGTTTTTAGTGATGATAGTAAAATAACTAATTTTGAAGTTTCTAGTGATAGTAAATATTTCTGTTCTATCGATGGTAATTTATATAATAAAGATGCAACTACTTTAATTCGTTATTCTAGTGGAAAAAAAGATGAAAAATTTACATTACCTTCATCTGTAAAAAGAATTGAAGAAAGTGCATTTAGTTCTTATAATGATATAAGTTTCTTGAAAAATATAAATTTCAATGAAGGTCTTGAATATATAGGTTCTAATGCTTTTTCTGGGCTTACTGCTGATTTAAATTTCCCAGCATCTTTAAAGACATTAGATATTAATGCATTTAAAAATTATAAAGGTTCTTCTGTCTCTGTCAAACAAGAAAATAATACTTTTGGCTCTAAAGATGGAGTTTTATATAGTAATGATTTCAAAGAATTATATTATGTTCCAACTAAACTCGAAGTAAATGATTTTAAATTATTAGATAGTGTTGAAGTAATTAAAAGTTATGCTTTTACAAAAAATAGTAATATCAATATTATTCATATTAGTGAAAATAGTAATTTGAAAAAGATTGATGAATCTGGAATTAATATTTTTGGCATGCCATATCTTTATGGAATATATATAGATAAGGTTGAACCATTTGAAATTGACAATAGTGCTTTTTATAATTATGAAGCCATTGGATATTCAAATCCATACTTTGTCTTTAATGGAAATAATTATGATTCATATTTAGAAGCATGGAAAAATTATGAAGTAACAACTGCAGGTGGTGAAGTTTTAACTCTGCTTGGAAGAATGACTACTAAAGATATTTTGTTAGAATTATTAGAGGATACACTTACACATAATGGATATGTATCATATAATATTTATAATATTTTTGGTGACACACAAACCTATTCAATAGCTAAAGATTATCAAACTTTTAAAGAAGATTATGAAATATCATTAAGTTATTTATCTTTGCTTTATAATTGTGAAGAATATGATCATAGTTTAGATTTTTATTTCAGCAATTATGAAAATATTGTCTATGATAGCTTTATTAAATATATTTCTGGATTAACTTCTCTCAAAGCAAATGATAATAAATCTATTATTAATTTAAAAATGCATATTGATTTATTGCCAGAAGATCTTAAAGTTAAATTATCTTCTAAGATTGATGCTGTTAATGCTGATTATCAATATTACTTAAATTCTTATAAAGAAACCGAAGATTTATATATGGAAATATTAAATCAAAAACTTAGTTCTGAAGTTTTTGATACTAAAGGATTTACAAAATTATTTACTAAGTATAATGAATTAGGTGTTACTTCTTTTGCAACTATTTCTTGTGTTGAAAAACAATGGAGTAAACTTCTTATTTCTAGTTATATTAATGAACTTTTATCATTTGATAGTTTCAATGATGAAAATTTTGAAAGAGCACATAAGCTTATATATGGAGAATTTATTGATTCATTAGAAGCTATTAGAGGTGTTGAAGTTTTATTAGATTTAGGATTAAGAACGAATCATCATATTCAAGATATTTATAAATATCAAGAATATCTTGAAAAGAAAGCTGAATTTGATTCATTTATGATTTCAAAAGCCGATGCTGTTGGTAAAATGATTGATGATTTTGATTTATTAGCTGAATATGATGCCAATAATTATGTTGAAATAATCGATACTGTTGCTAGCATAGAAGATTATGCTCAAGTTTTGCCTGATAAGCTTAATAAAATTTATACTATCTTTGCTGTTTATAATATGTATTATTTAACAGAAACAAATAAAACAATTGACAGTAAAAATTTATCAGAAATAAATCGTTTAGATACTATTATAAATCAACAATTATTTTCCGCTTTTTATCTTTAA
- a CDS encoding putative uncharacterized protein (product inferred by homology to UniProt): MEIKSAIKKIILSAFASLFLISSCANNNSNKYPRVEDITLTLLSSEAEKITTLVHAFNDKYQSKYQLIVNTYDDSKLLNYYFSHDYIDTDIIAFDNLNIANTYSDYLHPLNRFESIGQYQSSIIYLLKDENDEINVFPGPGDLYSLCYNMNLMKKRNFTIPETANELIEIAKRMQIYSNACIVLDGDQLFFDSFLRVAIPIFIGTTKGSIFLKEYYKGYNTINNSLYYAEFETILKMYQSMFRYNFYNTDESLSNNDKMNLFFNSEAMILGISPSIDFEKEYKTRKATFSYSIYPLVGEDSNQKWVASKPRYYLGVSEKAFEKASPSKKEAINAFFDFYASNEGQKASMMDSDGFIKNDIISYIKDSEYVLSSNFEQLQDSIKSGRVMITDLVEQLFLPEISILKQYAQQKTSLDQCIQSLDEAIFNRANKVYDTYQVEETFDYDSSLINYNELLISDYVVDSIRMKSGAAIALMPTAIIKGNFVKGSLTSEELSTIIIDEQGILVRISGEGLKKIINAKMSIYSRSSEFPLISGIRLSKVEENLEIKLSNGQIINDDNSVLVYIPYSWYVEYEQYTTSTGKTTNIIDLFSQKIKDDNNIIKYTTKDGRYGNVIVIR, from the coding sequence ATGGAAATTAAATCGGCTATAAAAAAGATTATATTATCAGCTTTTGCTAGCCTATTTTTAATTTCTTCGTGTGCTAACAATAATAGTAATAAATATCCAAGAGTTGAAGATATTACTTTAACTTTATTATCATCTGAAGCGGAAAAGATAACTACTTTAGTTCATGCTTTTAATGATAAGTATCAATCTAAATATCAACTAATAGTGAATACATATGATGATAGTAAATTACTAAATTATTATTTTTCTCATGATTATATAGACACAGATATTATTGCTTTCGATAATTTAAATATCGCTAATACTTATTCTGATTATTTGCATCCTTTAAATAGATTTGAATCTATTGGCCAATATCAAAGTTCTATTATCTATTTATTAAAAGATGAAAATGATGAAATTAATGTTTTCCCTGGTCCGGGTGATTTATATAGTCTTTGCTATAATATGAATTTGATGAAAAAAAGAAATTTCACTATTCCTGAAACGGCTAACGAACTTATTGAAATAGCAAAAAGAATGCAAATTTATTCTAATGCTTGTATAGTTCTTGATGGTGACCAATTGTTCTTTGATTCTTTTCTTCGCGTGGCTATTCCAATTTTTATCGGCACAACAAAGGGTTCTATATTTTTGAAAGAGTATTATAAAGGATATAACACTATAAATAATAGTCTTTATTATGCTGAGTTTGAAACAATTTTAAAGATGTACCAATCAATGTTTAGATATAATTTCTATAATACTGATGAATCGTTGAGCAATAATGACAAAATGAATTTGTTTTTTAATTCTGAAGCGATGATTTTAGGAATTAGTCCTTCAATTGACTTTGAAAAAGAATATAAAACTAGAAAAGCAACCTTCAGTTATTCAATTTATCCTTTAGTCGGTGAAGATTCGAATCAAAAATGGGTGGCTTCTAAGCCTCGATATTATTTAGGTGTTTCGGAAAAGGCTTTTGAAAAGGCTTCTCCTTCAAAGAAAGAGGCGATAAATGCTTTCTTTGATTTCTATGCATCTAATGAAGGCCAAAAAGCTTCAATGATGGACTCTGATGGTTTTATTAAAAATGATATTATCTCTTATATAAAAGATTCTGAATATGTTCTTTCTTCTAATTTTGAACAATTACAAGATTCAATTAAAAGTGGAAGAGTGATGATTACAGATTTGGTTGAACAGTTATTCTTGCCTGAGATATCAATTTTAAAACAATATGCACAACAAAAGACATCACTTGATCAATGTATACAAAGTTTGGATGAAGCGATATTTAATAGAGCAAATAAAGTTTATGATACATATCAAGTTGAAGAGACGTTTGATTATGATAGTTCTTTGATTAATTATAATGAACTGCTTATTAGTGACTATGTTGTTGATAGTATTAGAATGAAATCAGGAGCCGCTATTGCGTTGATGCCAACAGCGATAATCAAGGGAAATTTTGTCAAAGGAAGTTTGACTTCGGAAGAATTATCGACCATCATAATTGATGAACAAGGAATTCTTGTTCGTATTAGCGGAGAAGGCCTTAAAAAGATAATTAATGCCAAAATGTCAATATATTCGAGAAGTTCTGAATTTCCGTTAATTTCTGGAATTAGGTTGAGCAAAGTAGAGGAAAATTTAGAAATTAAATTGTCTAATGGTCAAATTATTAATGATGATAATTCAGTTTTGGTATATATTCCATATTCGTGGTATGTTGAATATGAGCAATATACAACATCGACAGGAAAGACAACAAATATAATTGATTTGTTTTCTCAAAAAATTAAAGATGATAACAATATTATAAAATACACTACAAAAGATGGCAGATATGGAAACGTTATTGTTATAAGGTAA
- a CDS encoding ferredoxin 1 (product inferred by homology to UniProt) gives MGKKVHVNQDVCISCGMCTAICDAVFAFNDDGKASVILDEIPEDLEASVDEAKNSCPVQAIEE, from the coding sequence ATGGGAAAAAAGGTTCATGTTAATCAAGATGTCTGCATTTCTTGCGGTATGTGTACAGCAATTTGCGATGCAGTATTCGCATTTAACGATGATGGCAAGGCTAGTGTTATTTTAGATGAGATTCCTGAAGATCTCGAAGCTTCTGTGGATGAAGCTAAAAATAGCTGCCCTGTTCAAGCAATCGAAGAATAA
- a CDS encoding putative uncharacterized protein (product inferred by homology to UniProt), with protein MKKIKVSEENTQVVNNDDYTIALLIDVENISYKYIPTLLEQLKSFGNITIRRVYGDFTSQILKPWKEICNEFSIKPIQGNVISTGKNNSDSVLIIDAMDILHDHRVDAFCLATSDSNFTSLAIRIREDGYFVIGAGEDKISKAFIETCARFIRLGEEKQISKPKKTKTNSKSKSSSKKNEADSRKNLFPDLSEEDMKKIDEIKARSYLILENRGNGDYIKLSVFINDLYRYYPDYTPKDFGCNSNQEFFKKLGFDVIFDEKGAMVIR; from the coding sequence ATGAAAAAAATAAAGGTAAGTGAAGAAAATACTCAAGTTGTTAATAATGATGATTATACTATTGCTTTATTGATAGATGTTGAAAACATCTCTTATAAATATATTCCTACTTTGCTAGAACAATTGAAATCTTTTGGAAATATTACAATTCGTCGTGTTTATGGTGATTTTACATCACAAATTTTAAAACCTTGGAAAGAAATTTGTAATGAATTTTCAATTAAACCTATTCAAGGAAACGTTATTTCTACTGGAAAAAATAATTCGGATTCAGTGTTGATAATAGATGCTATGGATATTCTTCATGATCATAGAGTTGATGCTTTTTGCTTAGCTACTTCTGATTCTAATTTTACTTCTTTAGCGATACGTATTAGAGAAGATGGATATTTTGTTATTGGCGCTGGTGAAGATAAAATTTCTAAAGCCTTTATTGAAACTTGCGCTAGATTTATAAGATTAGGAGAAGAAAAACAAATCTCTAAACCAAAGAAGACCAAAACAAATTCAAAATCTAAAAGTTCATCTAAAAAGAATGAAGCAGATTCAAGAAAAAATTTATTCCCAGATTTGTCTGAAGAAGATATGAAGAAAATTGATGAAATTAAAGCTCGCTCCTATTTGATTTTAGAAAATAGAGGAAATGGTGATTATATAAAATTATCAGTTTTTATAAATGATTTGTATAGATATTATCCTGATTATACGCCGAAAGATTTTGGATGTAACTCTAACCAAGAATTCTTTAAAAAGTTAGGATTTGATGTTATTTTTGATGAAAAAGGAGCAATGGTAATTAGATAA